Proteins encoded within one genomic window of Oncorhynchus mykiss isolate Arlee chromosome 27, USDA_OmykA_1.1, whole genome shotgun sequence:
- the LOC110507638 gene encoding olfactory receptor 11A1-like → MNSTQLTSFILAGYSDIGHLKYMYFIILTVLYVSIVFANTVLIVVICMERSLHEPMYLFLCSLFVNDLYGTTGLFPALMTHLVSDDHTVSTGYCYLQIFVLYTYGSIEFSNLAVMSYDRYLAICYPLQYNNIMTLNRVCILICVIWLYSFAKFSIQLSLTIRLQLCGNLMDKVYCDNYLVVKLACSTSDTTVNKIYGLCGIVLSVTVPLITIVLSYIKILTICLKSCIETRQKAFSTCSPHLASLLNFSFGCFLTLLQSRFDSPMRNVPTVLHTFLSVYYLMCQPLLNPIVYGVRMAKIRQACKYILPVGLYPKT, encoded by the coding sequence ATGAACTCAACACAACTCACGTCATTTATCCTAGCTGGATATAGTGACATTGGACACTTAAAGTACATGTATTTCATTATATTAACTGTCCTATACGTCTCCATAGTTTTTGCGAACACAGTGCTTATTGTGGTAATATGTATGGAGAGAAGCCTTCATGAACCCATGTATCTGTTTCTGTGCAGTTTGTTTGTAAATGACTTGTATGGTACCACTGGTTTGTTTCCTGCTCTCATGACTCATTTGGTTTCAGATGACCATACAGTTTCCACTGGGTACTGTTACCTACAGATATTTGTCTTGTACACATATGGATCTATTGAATTCAGCAATTTAGCAGTCATGTCCTACGACAGGTACCTTGCTATATGTTATCCACTACAGTATAACAACATCATGACACTCAACAGGGTGTGTATTTTAATTTGTGTAATATGGTTGTACTCTTTTGCAAAATTCAGCATACAACTGTCTTTAACTATTCGTTTGCAATTGTGTGGAAACCTCATGGACAAAGTGTATTGTGACAACTACCTGGTAGTTAAACTTGCCTGTTCAACTTCAGACACGACAGTTAATAAGATCTATGGACTCTGTGGTATTGTTTTGTCTGTCACTGTCCCTTTAATTACCATTGTGTTGTCGTATATTAAGATTCTGACCATTTGTTTGAAATCTTGCATCGAGACCAGACAGAAAGCTTTCAGCACCTGTTCTCCTCATCTGGCCTCGCTGCTCAACTTCTCTTTCGGCTGTTTCTTAACTCTGCTCCAGAGTAGATTTGATAGCCCTATGAGAAATGTTCCAACTGTACTTCACACTTTTTTATCAGTGTACTATCTGATGTGCCAGCCACTTTTAAATCCTATTGTGTATGGAGTTAGGATGGCTAAAATCAGACAGGCTTGTAAATACATACTACCTGTAGGTCTGTACCCTAAAACATAA